The DNA segment gttaatatatttggacataacattttcaaactaaaaagacattaatttggttattgtttttaaattttggatgtaactttttgttaattgctgaaataagaagtttgacatgcattttaagcgaatagcaaatcatcttctacgtaattgtatgtatatcatatgaatttaaagtatgtgtagtatcaatataaatattttatataaaatgaaagatgtaaactataaatataaggttaattatcatatgttcggttattttcggatatccattcgggttcggatattacccgttcgggttcggatatccaatctctcctaattcaatacccgttcggatattttgctacttcggttcggatttcggttcgggtttttcggatcgggttcgggtgccacttcggatttcgggtaaaatgcccacccctattGTGAGGTCAGCGTCCCTTGTCGAGCTGGACGCACATCCCATCCACGTGTCTCCCTAACCGAGAGAGTTTCGTAATCCAATAATATACTCGCGCGCGTAAGAAATAGTAACAAGCATTCGCATTAACAGCACCTCGCACGAAACATAAAACTCGTTTTATTTTCCCTCCTCTATTCACGCACGGCTTAGTTAATTGCTcacacgtaaaaaagatcgtaCCTTTTCTCTATGTTCCTTCATCTTCTTGAGGTTGCTTCACGTGACAAAAAGTTTGCACATTGCGGTTTAGTTCCTCCCTCTCGGTTCATTCGCCACATCGATATCGATGTCATCGTAGTGATGAATTCAACGCCGAATGTTCCTTCACCCGAGGTAAGATAATTAGGACTATATCTTCCATCTCTCGAGATTTATATTTTGTAGGTTGCGTGATGGAGTCGTCTTTGTTCTTATCTTAACCAAAAGAATGGTCGGTTAACACAGTTTTGTCTTGTCTTTGCTATATTAAGGACAAATTTTcgaattgtttcttttttttttcttagccaCAAAGATCAATCCTTTCAATTGCTCCAGCGAAGCTTACGATGATCCGTTTCCAGGGAGATTCGAAAAAGAGGATTCTATCGTGATCAAGTACGTTTTCAGGGAGATGTCAGGGTTCGTGGGTGTTGTGGTCTCGGATCCATGGTTACAGAGCCAGTTCACACAAGTCGAACTTCGAACCCTCAACTCCAAGGTTTCTTCTCTttcattgtttcttttttttttacctttacaTGGATGAAACTAATAAATCTTGATTTCTTGTGTAGTTTGTATCGTTGAAGAACTCAAGTGGAAACATCACAGTAGAAGATCTCCCTCCTCTATTGTCAAAGTTCAAGGCCATTAGTGCAACATTTAAGGAAGACGAAATCAAAGAGATACTTCAAGAGTTAGCTTCTGATACAAGCAGTGATGTGGAGTTTGAAGAGTTTCTTAAGGTAATGTTGCGTTTCTAGCGATTCTTGCCATGTTTTAGATTTGACTATATGATATATCATGTGCAGATATATCTCAACTTACAAGGCAAAGCAGCTGAGAAATCTGGTGGACACTCATCCTCATTCCTCAAAGCTAGCACCACGACGCTTCTCCACACTATAAACCAGTCGGAGAAGGGCTCTTTCGTTCAGCACATCAACAGATACCTTGGGGATGATCCCTTCCTCAAGCAGTTCCTTCCTCTTGATCCTGATTCTAATCAGTTGTATGAACTTGTGAAAGACGGTGTGCTTCTATGGTAAGCTGCACGTTTCCACATGTTTAGAGTTATTCATCTCTAGCATCTGAGGTTTCTAACTTTTGACTTGTTTCTCTCCTAGTGCAGTAAGCTCATAAATGTAGCAGTTCCAGGGACGATAGACGAACGAGCCATCAACACGAAGAGGGTGCTTAATCCTTGGGAGAGGAATGAGAATCACACGCTCTGTCTCAACTCTGCCAAAGCTGTGGGATGCACTGTTGTTAATATTGGGACACAGGACCTGGCTGAAGGACGGGTATGCTTTGTCTGCTCACTGTTCAACACACACATCAATCACTGTAATGATGTTTTATGATGTTTTGCAGCCTCACCTAGTGCTAGGATTGATTTCACAGCTCATAAAGGTATATACATACACTCATCCACCTATATTACTTTTGCTTTCTGTTCTCAGTTATTTAACTAAACAATGTTGGTAAGTGCAGATTCAACTGCTGGCTGATCTCAACTTAAAGAAGACGCCTCAGCTTGTTGAGTTGCTTGAGGACAGCGATGTAAATTGAGCTACCAATCACATATCTCACCCCACGTCTTGTGAGTTATAAGTGTGTAACAAGTTTCTTATCTGTTGCAGGATGTTGAGGAGTTGCTGAGACTACCCCCTGAGAAAGTCTTACTGAAATGGATGAACTTCCATCTTAAGAAAGGTGGTTACAAGAAAACCGTCTCAAACTTTTCTTCTGATTTGAAGGTATATTACTATTTGGCTTCTCGAAGTATAGCTTGAAAAGGCAACCTCTCTCTTTTGCTTATCCAAACTCTTTACATTCAAGATTGTACTTATGTGCTactgtttcttaattttttggatgagagaaataatataaattataaaagtcATAATATAAACATACACTCTTTTTCACTTAAGTTTTGGTACTTTCATTTCATGGATGCAATTTGTTGAATCATAAAAAGCAATTTTATGAATGAAATTTGTTGAACCTCATCAATCTGTTTCTGGTTAATCTTTAGGATGCACAAGCCTATGCTTACCTACTCAATGTTCTTGCGCCTGAACACTGTGACCCGGCTACACTAGATGCAAAGGATCCACTTGAAAGGGCTGAACTAGTTCTCTGTCATGCGGAGAGAATGAACTGCAAGCGCTACTTGACGGCTGAAGAGATTGTTGAAGGATCTCCAAATTTGAATCTCGCATTTGTGGCACAAATATTCCATGAAAGGTTTGTATTCTCTTAAACTTTCATCTGTCAAGCAAACTTTTAAGTTTAATTGTTTTGTTCTCTATACACTTAGCTTCACTCTTAACTCTATGTGCCTGTTGCAGGAATGGTCTAAGTACGGATGGTAAGTATTCATTTGCAGAGATGATGACCGAAGATGTACAGACTTGTAGGGATGAAAGATGCTATCGGCTATGGATCAACAGCCTGGGGATTGAAAGTTATGTCAACAATGTGTTTGAAGATGTTAGAAATGGGTAAAAGCTTTATATTTTCCTTTTAGTAAAGCAACCAATCTGTGGAAGTTGAAAATGAAAACGGGTCAGTCAAGGTGCTATATTTGCTGCAGATGGATACTTCTGGAAGTTCTTGACAAGATCACTCCTGGATCAGTCAACTGGAAACATGCTTCAAAACCTCCCATTAAGATGCCATTTAGAAAAGTAGAGAACTGCAATCAAGTCGTGAAGATTGGGAAAGAGCTGAACTTCTCACTCGTAAATGTAGCTGGAAACGACATAGTCCAAGGGAATAAGAAGCTCATTCTTGGTAATCATCATTACCCTAGACTAGAGAGAGATTCCATGTTTTGAGTTTCTTTTTCTTAGCTTTATGCAATAAAGATTAtgtttgtctctctctctcaggtCTCTTATGGCAGTTGATGAGATTCCATATGCTCCAACTTCTCAAGAGTCTGAGGTCGAGGACACGTGGTAAAGATATGACTGATGCAGATATCCTTAGCTGGGCTAACCGGAAAGTAAGAACCATGGGGAGAAAATCTCAGATCGAGAGCTTCAAGGTATCTTTAATATCAACTTCAAAAACACTTGATCTTAGTAACTATTgtctcaaataaaaaaaaatgcttcAGGACAAGAGTCTATCGAACGGGTCATTCTTCCTAGACCTTCTATGGGCGGTTGAGCCAAGAGTTGTTAACTGGAATCTTGTCACCAAGGGTGAAACAGGTTACTAGATTCTATCTACTTTCTCTGTTTAACCGAATCAAAACCTTATTTGGTTtatgtgattgttttttttttttttttttttttttttttttaaatggtttaTGTGATTGTTGAAACGTGCAGATGAGGAGAAGA comes from the Brassica rapa cultivar Chiifu-401-42 chromosome A01, CAAS_Brap_v3.01, whole genome shotgun sequence genome and includes:
- the LOC103866498 gene encoding fimbrin-1 isoform X1 produces the protein MSGFVGVVVSDPWLQSQFTQVELRTLNSKFVSLKNSSGNITVEDLPPLLSKFKAISATFKEDEIKEILQELASDTSSDVEFEEFLKIYLNLQGKAAEKSGGHSSSFLKASTTTLLHTINQSEKGSFVQHINRYLGDDPFLKQFLPLDPDSNQLYELVKDGVLLCKLINVAVPGTIDERAINTKRVLNPWERNENHTLCLNSAKAVGCTVVNIGTQDLAEGRPHLVLGLISQLIKIQLLADLNLKKTPQLVELLEDSDDVEELLRLPPEKVLLKWMNFHLKKGGYKKTVSNFSSDLKDAQAYAYLLNVLAPEHCDPATLDAKDPLERAELVLCHAERMNCKRYLTAEEIVEGSPNLNLAFVAQIFHERNGLSTDGKYSFAEMMTEDVQTCRDERCYRLWINSLGIESYVNNVFEDVRNGWILLEVLDKITPGSVNWKHASKPPIKMPFRKVENCNQVVKIGKELNFSLVNVAGNDIVQGNKKLILGLLWQLMRFHMLQLLKSLRSRTRGKDMTDADILSWANRKVRTMGRKSQIESFKDKSLSNGSFFLDLLWAVEPRVVNWNLVTKGETDEEKRLNATYIVSVARKLGCSVFLLPEDIVEVNQKMILILTASIMYWSLQKRSTESSDSSSSQSTTTTCTTTSTDASPAPSVTGEDEVSSLSGEVSSLAVDDNEADAVSDITIVSEETPNE
- the LOC103866498 gene encoding fimbrin-1 isoform X2, which translates into the protein MCSKLINVAVPGTIDERAINTKRVLNPWERNENHTLCLNSAKAVGCTVVNIGTQDLAEGRPHLVLGLISQLIKIQLLADLNLKKTPQLVELLEDSDDVEELLRLPPEKVLLKWMNFHLKKGGYKKTVSNFSSDLKDAQAYAYLLNVLAPEHCDPATLDAKDPLERAELVLCHAERMNCKRYLTAEEIVEGSPNLNLAFVAQIFHERNGLSTDGKYSFAEMMTEDVQTCRDERCYRLWINSLGIESYVNNVFEDVRNGWILLEVLDKITPGSVNWKHASKPPIKMPFRKVENCNQVVKIGKELNFSLVNVAGNDIVQGNKKLILGLLWQLMRFHMLQLLKSLRSRTRGKDMTDADILSWANRKVRTMGRKSQIESFKDKSLSNGSFFLDLLWAVEPRVVNWNLVTKGETDEEKRLNATYIVSVARKLGCSVFLLPEDIVEVNQKMILILTASIMYWSLQKRSTESSDSSSSQSTTTTCTTTSTDASPAPSVTGEDEVSSLSGEVSSLAVDDNEADAVSDITIVSEETPNE